The proteins below come from a single Acinonyx jubatus isolate Ajub_Pintada_27869175 chromosome A1, VMU_Ajub_asm_v1.0, whole genome shotgun sequence genomic window:
- the NIPAL4 gene encoding magnesium transporter NIPA4 isoform X2, with product MELRASNTSCQNVDGGYGYLKDAMWWAGFLTMAAGEVANFGAYAFAPATVVTPLGALSVLISAVLSSYFLGESLNLLGKLGCVICVAGSTVMVIHAPEEEKVSTVIEMAAKMKDTGYIVFAVLLLVFCLILIFVIAPRYGQRNILVYIIICSVIGSFSVSAVKGLGITIKNFFQGMPVVRHPLPYILSLILALSLSTQVNFLNRALDIFNTSLVFPIYYVFFTTVVVTSSVILFKEWYSMSVVDIVGTLSGFVTIILGVFMLHAFKDLDISQTSLPHMHKNPTPSPTPEPTVIRLEDKNVLVDNIELSSTPSPEEKPRVFIIHS from the exons TGGCTGCTGGAGAGGTTGCCAACTTCGGGGCCTACGCATTTGCTCCTGCGACAGTTGTCACGCCTCTGGGAGCACTGAGTGTCCTCATAAG TGCTGTCCTGTCCTCATACTTCCTGGGAGAGAGTCTGAATCTGCTGGGGAAGCTGGGCTGTGTGATCTGTGTGGCCGGCAGCACAGTGATGGTGATACACGCCCCCGAGGAAGAGAAGGTCTCCACCGTCATTGAGATGGCTGCCAAGATGAAAGACACAG GGTACATCGTGTTTGCTGTGCTTCTGCTGGTGTTCTGCCTCATCCTCATCTTCGTCATCGCCCCACGCTATGGACAAAGGAACATCCTCGTTTACATCATCATCTGCTCTGTGATTGGGTCCTTCTCCGTGTCTGCCGTCAAGGGTCTGGGCATCACCATTAAGAACTTCTTCCAGGGGATGCCAGTTGTGAGGCATCCCCTCCCCTACATCCTGTCCCTCATCCTGGCACTTTCTCTCAGCACTCAGGTCAACTTCCTGAACAGGGCACTGGACATTTTTAATACTTCCCTGGTGTTCCCCATCTACTATGTGTTCTTCACAACGGTGGTGGTTACCTCCTCCGTCATCCTCTTCAAGGAATGGTACAGCATGTCTGTAGTGGACATTGTGGGCACCCTCTCTGGCTTTGTCACCATCATTCTGGGTGTGTTCATGCTTCATGCTTTCAAAGACCTGGACATCAGCCAGACCAGCTTGCCCCACATGCACAAAAACCcaaccccatctcccacccctgaGCCCACTGTCATTAGACTAGAAGACAAGAATGTCCTTGTAGACAATATAGAACTCTCCAGCACCCCATCACCAGAAGAGAAGCCCAGAGTATTTATAATCCATTCTTAA